One Artemia franciscana chromosome 7, ASM3288406v1, whole genome shotgun sequence DNA segment encodes these proteins:
- the LOC136028996 gene encoding uncharacterized protein LOC136028996 isoform X2, translating to MICFRTALHWASKRNLLRIVEILLINGADVSISTKTGDLAVQLTTDEKIVKALDPNKESVMNDTDISDTSLPMTPNYLKNAPLCYKVDTSLPRKMPKVEAANLEADVIQESHISKPCAHLPLKSFDTFKQEDSCNHEMILKIRIADTGDQDFIEVELSKKEATYANLVNLCCHELKIDSRYVERIRKLPNTILRRDIEVRRLTDYTEIEVVLLMSKVLDSNAGSCESLKPGSKPGEVTTSVSNGYQSISMYKNQRVLY from the exons ATG ATCTGTTTTAGGACTGCGCTTCATTGGGCGAGTAAGAGAAATCTTTTAAGAATAGTGGAGATTCTCCTAATAAATGGAGCAGATGTGTCAATATCAACCAAAACTGGAGACCTAGCTGTTCAGCTGACAACTGATGAGAAAATTGTAAAGGCGCTAGACCCAAATAAAGAATCAGTGATGAATGATACAGACATATCGGACACTTCCCTCCCAATGACTCCAAATTACTTGAAAAATGCACCATTGTGCTATAAAGTTGACACCAGTCTACCAAGAAAAATGCCAAAGGTGGAAGCTGCTAATTTAGAAGCCGATGTGATCCAAGAATCACACATTTCAAAGCCTTGTGCACATTTACCTTTGAAGTCTTTCGATACTTTCAAGCAAGAAGACAGCTGTAACCATG aaatgATCTTGAAAATTCGAATAGCTGATACTGGTGACCAGGATTTCATAGAAGTGGAGTTGTCAAAAAAAGAAGCGACTTACGCCAACCTAGTCAATCTGTGCTGTCacgaattgaaaatagatagTCGGTACGTAGAGCGAATCCGGAAATTACCCAATACTATATTAAGAAGGGATATTGAAGTGCGTCGTCTTACTGATTATACGGAAATTGAAGTTGTCTTGCTCATGAGTAAAGTTTTGGATTCTAATGCTGGTTCTTGTGAATCTTTGAAACCTGGCTCAAAGCCAGGAGAAGTAACAACTTCAGTGAGCAATGGATATCAATCAATCTCAATGTATAAAAATCAGAGGGTTTTATACTAG
- the LOC136028996 gene encoding ankyrin repeat domain-containing protein 40-like isoform X1 translates to MNQSRFNEEMLREAACFGDFEAVVELLNRGVNVNAQHDINGWTALHWASKRNLLRIVEILLINGADVSISTKTGDLAVQLTTDEKIVKALDPNKESVMNDTDISDTSLPMTPNYLKNAPLCYKVDTSLPRKMPKVEAANLEADVIQESHISKPCAHLPLKSFDTFKQEDSCNHEMILKIRIADTGDQDFIEVELSKKEATYANLVNLCCHELKIDSRYVERIRKLPNTILRRDIEVRRLTDYTEIEVVLLMSKVLDSNAGSCESLKPGSKPGEVTTSVSNGYQSISMYKNQRVLY, encoded by the exons ATGAACCAATCAAGATTCAATGAAGAAATGCTGAGAGAGGCGGCATGTTTTGGAGATTTTGAAGCTGTTGTAGAACTTCTTAATAGAGGTGTTAATGTTAATGCACAACATGACATCAATGGATG GACTGCGCTTCATTGGGCGAGTAAGAGAAATCTTTTAAGAATAGTGGAGATTCTCCTAATAAATGGAGCAGATGTGTCAATATCAACCAAAACTGGAGACCTAGCTGTTCAGCTGACAACTGATGAGAAAATTGTAAAGGCGCTAGACCCAAATAAAGAATCAGTGATGAATGATACAGACATATCGGACACTTCCCTCCCAATGACTCCAAATTACTTGAAAAATGCACCATTGTGCTATAAAGTTGACACCAGTCTACCAAGAAAAATGCCAAAGGTGGAAGCTGCTAATTTAGAAGCCGATGTGATCCAAGAATCACACATTTCAAAGCCTTGTGCACATTTACCTTTGAAGTCTTTCGATACTTTCAAGCAAGAAGACAGCTGTAACCATG aaatgATCTTGAAAATTCGAATAGCTGATACTGGTGACCAGGATTTCATAGAAGTGGAGTTGTCAAAAAAAGAAGCGACTTACGCCAACCTAGTCAATCTGTGCTGTCacgaattgaaaatagatagTCGGTACGTAGAGCGAATCCGGAAATTACCCAATACTATATTAAGAAGGGATATTGAAGTGCGTCGTCTTACTGATTATACGGAAATTGAAGTTGTCTTGCTCATGAGTAAAGTTTTGGATTCTAATGCTGGTTCTTGTGAATCTTTGAAACCTGGCTCAAAGCCAGGAGAAGTAACAACTTCAGTGAGCAATGGATATCAATCAATCTCAATGTATAAAAATCAGAGGGTTTTATACTAG